The proteins below are encoded in one region of Nocardioides marmorisolisilvae:
- a CDS encoding non-heme iron oxygenase ferredoxin subunit — protein MAFERACAVSDVAADEGTAVTLGRYDLVVCRDGDDFYALQDLCSHQAVALSEGEVAGCEIECFLHGSRFDLRTGKPTGLPATEPVSTFPVDVRDGDVYVDTDSTLNGVRPS, from the coding sequence ATGGCGTTCGAACGTGCCTGTGCCGTGAGCGACGTCGCCGCCGACGAAGGCACGGCCGTCACCCTCGGGCGATACGACCTTGTCGTGTGCCGCGACGGCGACGACTTCTACGCCCTCCAGGACCTGTGCTCCCACCAGGCGGTGGCGCTCAGCGAGGGCGAGGTGGCCGGGTGCGAGATCGAGTGTTTCCTGCACGGATCCCGCTTCGACCTGCGCACCGGCAAGCCCACCGGGCTGCCGGCCACCGAGCCGGTGTCCACCTTCCCGGTGGACGTACGTGATGGCGATGTGTACGTCGACACCGATTCCACCCTCAACGGCGTCCGACCCAGCTGA